The Nostoc sp. 'Lobaria pulmonaria (5183) cyanobiont' DNA window GCAGCCGATATTGCTTTAGGGCATCGCTGTCTGATGACATTGCGATGGCTTGAGCAAGATATCGCTGATCCCCAAAAGAGTTGGAATCATATATTAGAATTGGAGGCGATCGCTACTGAAGCAAAACATCTGCGTTGTCGGCTGAATATTCCCGATGGGAAGCAGATGTTAGAACAGTTAATTGCGCGATCGCTTTGGCAATTGTTGCACGATGCCAATGGTAGCTTTAATGCAGATATCCAACTATTGGAACGATTGATTGATGTCGGGGATCAACTAAATATTGATATTTCCCTACAGCGATCGCAAGAATTGTATTTTAGTTGTCTACATAGTCAGATAGCGCCAGTGTGTATCACTAGCCTTGGTAATGAAGGAGATAATCAATGTCTTCAGTTGCTCAAGTTGGGTAAAAAATTAGCCGTTGATGTTAGCTCGATCTCAAATCAGTTGGGATAGATGTAAGGACTCACAGAGGTACATTAGTATCAACTTAAGTCAAAACCTCGTTCCCAGCTAAAGACTGGGAACGAGGTCAAGTTTTGGATAAAAATTTCACACAGCAGAGAAGGAGATAATTATCCCCTTTTCTTTTTACAGTGAATTTAAAGTTAGTGAAGTACACAACGATTCGTCTCAAATCCAGGTAATGCAGCCTGTTTTATTTCAGAATTTTAACTCCTGAATTCTGAATTATGCTGTAATTTCCTTTACTTAACGTGAGAGCGATCGCAATGGTAGGGATAAAGCCACTCACACTTGAAGAGTCCACGGGTATGTTTTTCAAAAAATGTTCCCGCATGGCGTCCAGGTGATATGTCGATCCCAGCTTTGGTTTTAATTTCATATAGCCAGGGAAAGGCTACTACTAAAATAACTATGACAGTGAATAAATAAAAAACTGTAGTTTTAATATTGAGAAATCTTAGGGAATTGCTATTTTTATTTTGAGGCATAGAAATGAGAGAGAAACTAATAGCTCATACCATCGTAACCTAAAGCTGAAAATATCGCCGAAAACGCAGATCGATATTATCTGTTTTCTGCTGATTACAGGTAAAACAGAGAGTTTGGAGATTACTGATATCATTTTGACCTCCACGAGCCAGGGGAATGATATGGTCGATGCTGAGGTTAGTTTCTACATTAGTTTTACCGCAGCTTCGGCATTGATATTGGTCGCGTTGAAAAACATATTTTTTGACTTCCGGCGGGATACGAATGCGGGGAGTTTTGCTCATTTGTTTTCTAGTTATTAAGAAATCCTTCTAAACTGGGTACGTCTACCCAACTTGATTTTTGATGCGATTCATGAGATAAATCCATCAACAACTGAGAATAAATTCCTTCGCGTAGTGATGGTGTAATTTCCTGATTGCGGTCAATTCCTTGCACCCATTGGTCTACTACACGGATAAATGCTGAAATACGCCCATCAGCATAATTTTGGGGAAAAATTAACCGACTCGGTATTTCTATTTCTGTTAGAGGTTTACCTGGTTGGGAACCCCAAACACGAAAACCATGTATATAATCTTTTTGATTTTCACTGCCCACTATTAATGTACCCCGATCGCCATACACTTCTACCCAATGAGTTCTTGCTGCATGAACAACCGCACTGATAGAAAGTTGACAAGGTGTACCATTGGCTAATTCTAGGGTTAATATACAGTTGTCATCTGTATTCACTGCTTTAGATTCCCCACTAATAGGGTCAACTCGTGTAGGAATAGCAGTACTCAGATAGGCGTTTAATCTACGCACTGGTCCGAACAACCAGTGAATATAATCGAAGGCGTGAGAACCCAAAGATCCCAATGCACCGCCTCCTTTCTCTTTGTCAGAATACCAATTCCAAGGGCGTGAAGTATCAGCACGAGAAGACCCTAACCAATCAATTTTAATTAGGCGCAACTCACCCACATAGTTCTCTGATAATAATTCTGCAAACAATTGCCATGCTGGTACAAAGCGAAATTCAAAATCTACAGTCGCAATCACACTTTTTGCTTTAGCTAACTGATAAAGTTCTTTGGCTTCAAATACATTTAAAGTTGTCGGTTTTTCTAGTAATAAATGTTTTCCAGCTTGCAGTACAGTTTTGGCCATTTCATAGTGTAAAAATGGCGGTGTCGAAATGCTGACGGCTTGCACTTCTGGTAATGCCACAATATCGGTAAGTGAGTCGGAAGCGTGACGAATATTATGGGATTCTGCTATAGCTTTGGCTTTATTTATATCTCGGTGATAAACAGCAACTACCTCAGTGCGAGGATGTGCTTGTAATCCGGGTATGTGGACTTTTTGACCAAATCCAGTGCCTGCGATCGCAACTCCAATCATATAATTTTTATTTCCATATTTATGCAACTTATTCTTTGTTTAATCTTCTTTTATACAATATATCTAATATGTATTTACATCAGATTTTTTAGACAATATTTTCCTCATACTTCGCGGTTGCTATTGACTTTATAATATTTAGCGATCGCTCTTTCGAATCTAGTATACTATCAGATATAGCAGCCCTAAATCATTTGTCAAATATTTTTTAGGTGTCATTAGTCCTTTGTAATCAAAAATGACAAATGACTAATGACCAAAAACAACCATAACAGAACCTTTCACAATCTCATTTAGGATTGCTATAATCTTATCGTAAAACTCTAATTTGACAGGGGTAACGATAATACTCACCATTGTAAGCTTTAATAGCGGCAAAAGTCACTACAAAAGATTGTAGTACCAATTTGAATAAAATCAATGACATAAGTATACTTAATAATTTATTAAAAGTGTTTCTTATTTCATTAATTGAACCATTAGTAGTCACTGCCAAACTAACGCTAGTTAATACTATAAATAAAGATATTGTTATAACAATAAAAGTGTAAAAAGTTAAAGACATTTGAAAATTTAATGATTCCTTACCTTGGAAATTGATCCAGGGATATTGAGATTTTTTAAAGCGCCAAATTATAAGCGGAGGTAAAATATTTAAAGGTAAATATAAAGGAATGCCAAGAAATACCAAAAATAACAATAATATCCATCCTACCAAGGCTGAGAAATGACACAACATCACCCATATACACATTTTTTGTTTAGGTTTTTCTTTCATGGCTTTTTATATTTAGGTGGATTTACAATATAATTCTCCCTTGTAATTATCTATAAAAAAGCCAAACAAGAGTTTAAAATTTGAGTATTTCTCGGTCAGAATTTACGAGAAGAGGTTCTATTTATCAGACTATGCTTTCTCCTAGCAGTAGCACAATTTCTACATCAAGTTGTTTTACGGCAGTTATAGCTATATCTTCGTTATATCATGTTTGCTTGATTACTTATTAAACCCGAATCACCCCGCCAAAGCTACGCTTTGGGGATGATCTGCGATCGCCAGTTGATACCGTGTCCGCTTAAAAACCGATCGTTAAGATTGCAGAGATGCAGATAGCAGACGTTTTTGGGCTTTCTGCTTCCCTCTTTTGGCATAAAGTTTGGCAGATAGCACTGCTAAAGATGGCGTTGGCGTAGCTTTTTAAGGTAAAGCCTTTGAGAATTTCATCAACTTGGGCGATCGCAATCTGAAAACAGTCTGAAATTTGGCGTTGCTGAATCAAGGGATGATTCTTGTAAGGTGGGCGTCTCGCCCGCCCTGAAATACAAGGTTATTTGCATCAACATTAGACCTCTTGCAAAAGTCCCTAACAGCCCACCCCCAACCCCTCCCCAAGGCATCCAGAAGGCAAGGTGGTTTCATACAAGCAGAGAAAAACTAAAACTTTCAAAGCCTCTCCCCCACGGGGGGAGAGGAATGGAAGTGAGGGAAAAAGCCATGCCAAAAAACGATAAATCAAGACTTATGTATTTTTCTTTTTTCGTATGAAACCACCTTGCCCCAAGGCATGGGGGAGGGGAGCGTTTGCTTTACTCAAATACGGGGTGGGGTTCTTTATTTTTGATTTATGCAAGAGGTCGATTGCAATATTCCTGATCAATATTGCAATATTCCTCATCAACATTGCAACGTTTTTCATCAATATTAAAATGTTCTTCATCAACATTGCAATATTTTTCATCAATATTAAAATGTTCTTCATCAACATTGCAATATTCCTTATCAACGTTGAAATATTCCTCATTAAGATTGCAACGTTTTTGATCAACATTAAAGCAATTGCAAAGAAAAACAGGTAAAAACGGAAAATCAAGAGAAATTACTCAGATTAGTTTGGATTTTTTTAACAAATATAATTATTCCCTAATTTTACTGAACCAAAAAATAGCTTTCGTAAGGCAAAGTAGCTTTAGAAACCTCTCTAAGGAGTATATTGATGTCTCGTAAAAAACGTACATCCCGTGTTCTCGAAAAAGCTGAGTTGAGATCCGCTGGACTAAAAGCAATTGATTCAAATATGAGTTTTGGTGATGATTGCGATTTGCAAAACTTGAATCAAGCAATTGAGCAGCTAAGAACTATGCTTGATGCTTATAACACTGCTTTAACTGTAATTGATTCTTCCAAAACTAAAATTGATGCGATGGAAAAAACCCTAAGTAATCTTACAGACAAGATGGTAAGAGGGGTTGCTTTTAAATATGGCAAAGATAGCAGCGAATATGAAATGGCGGGTGGGGTTCGCGATAGCGAACGGATTCGCAAAAGCAGATTGAGCCGCCTGAAAGCTGCTGCTGGAGAAACATCAGATGAAAATCTTAAAACTACCTAATACAGCCCAGATAAAAGCATAAGATACCGCGAAAGCAATCTTCTTACAACGTATGTAGGGAACGAACAAAGGCTACTTTGCTGATTAAAATTATTTTCTTAAATACTGCAATTGTTTATGGTAAAGCATAACCTATTGCAATTTTTTATATTTACTTACACTCTTTGATAAACAATAATTATATACAGCTAGTATCATGCATATTAGATCAGGGATTTTGTAGTCCTGTCTAATATTTTGCAATACTGAGAGTCTTGCTGCATAGTATTTTCAACCATTTGGCTTGTCTAAATACTAATTAGAGTTTATAGTGATACGGTGTTTTCCGTTCCTTGTCTCGGCAGATTCATAACATGATTTATTCTGGCAAATTACAAAAGTATTTTGCGGGCATTTCTTTGTCTGTAATTTTAGTAGGTGATTTAGTTCTCACACAAAAAACTGCTCCAGTTTTAGCCGAAACCATAAATACATCGATCGGTGAAGCTGTGACATTCAGTTGCAATGATAGTGAAGCGACAATCAAAGCTAAAAAGGGCCCCAAAGTAGTTAATGGAACAGCAAGAATTTACGTTGGTTATCAGCAACTCTCAAATAACAAAAACCCTGTAACTATCCGCTTCAATAATGGGATAAAAGCATGGTGTCGTAATGATTACGAGACAACAAATGACGATGGTACAGGTTACGGATTGTATTGGAATGGAAGTGATGTCTTATATGGCATTTACTCTTCCACAGGCACTCAGGCAGGTAATGATTTTCGCCGCTTTGCCAGTGGTCGGTGGTTGCCTAGCTATGGTAGTGGAGGCGGGCCAAAAGCCGCAGTTATAGCCCGGATTAATCCAGCTAATGGCCAGGTTAATTATGCCACATTTTTATCTTCCAAAAAGTCAGATAATGGACAAACTAACTCTTTACTTGTCAATCATCTATCATGGAATGGCGCAAATTTGACTGTGAAAGCAACGTCATGGTGGACTCCCCGTAACACCTATACAAATTCCATGAATTGCTCTGGTTCATCACCTTATCAATACACAGCCGCATTTACAGGCGATTTAAGAAAGATGACCTCAGTTTCAGCCAGGACTTGTAGGTAAAAGAGAAAAATTCAGCTACCAAATTGAGGAAACATATTGTTTCCAGTTGTTTAAGAATTAACAACAACCCTGGCGAATCGAATTTGCAACCTTAAATCCCCAACTTTTTGGGGAAGTTGGTTTTCTTGTTGTTCGCAAATGATTTAAAATTGGCTTTGTAGAGACGGCGATTCATTGCGTCTCTTGCCTTAACCGAACAGTATTGGGATTGCTATAGCTAAAACATCATCTCTTTAGCAGCTAATTACCCAGAAATGATATGAGCTAATAGAAAATAAAGCTTTTTTAAACCCGCCCGCGCGGGTTTTGTCTGTGTAGACGCAGTTTCTAACCGTCGATTTAACTTCCGATTCCTAACTCCCGGATTCTGCTGTATCTGCCCCTAATTGTTTCCATTTGGACGCTGAATAATTGTCTCCACCACCCGCCGCTTGGCTTGAGGATCGATACCTACTAAGCGCACATACTCACCGCTATATTCTGTCAAAGTTGACTCCAAATTTGAGATGGCGTCAGATTCGGCATCAATGTGGCTATGAACACAAGTTTGCCAAGAACCTGTGCGGAAGCGGCGCTCATCTACGTGTTCAATACTAATTTTGTAACCTTGAGATAATAATTCCCTAATTTGAGCTTGTGTATCTAGAGTCAAATGTGGACTGGATGCTTCCTGTTTTTGGAATCCATTAGTTTTTGCTTCTTGAGTTGCACCCTTGCTTGACGGTTGACTAATTGGTTTCACAGGAGCAGGTGGTGCTGATTGAGAATTTCTACCTCGATTGAGTCGATTGTAATCATCAACTAAATGGGAATTTTGCACCCGTTTTTGTTCGCCAACCAGGAAGTTACCAGACTCGATTAAGTGAGACAGCCTGAAATCTGGCTTTTGAAATTCTGGTGGCCCTTTAGCGCTGTTAACCACACTCAAGGATATCTGCTCAAAACCTACTTTATGGATGTAGTTGCGGATTTGTTCGTCATAAATGCGCGATCGCAAAGCGCTAAAAAAGTCAATGGACTGATTGACAAAAGTATCAACTAGCTGTTCAATTTCCTTCTGTGATAGTCCATCCTGTTCAAAAATCCCCTTGACAATTCCCACTTTGTCATCTCTATCTGGTTCCCAGTAGAATTTCTCCATCCGTCCATCCCGAATTAACGGTGCATAGAGGGTAGAAAAATCATTACCTGTGACAATAATCGGCACGCGATGTAAAGGTGTGGAATCATAGCTTCCTGGCAACTGCACATCTGTGGGATTATCAGCAATATTCATCAGTGTGGCATTCACCAACTGGGTGTTTACAGTATATTGAGTCCCTTCATCAAAGCGTCCAGCACCGGCATCTAAATCGTTAATCATCAGTACACACATTTTGCCGCGTACTTTGATCAGTTCTGCTGTTTCCCGATAGCGCAACCGAATCAACCGCGCTGGATCTCCAGCATCTGGACTTTCCAATTCGCCGCCAGATATGTTAGTCACTTCGATACCCATTTTCTCGAAGACTAATTGACATTGAAATGTTTTGCCTTCTCCTTTGCGTCCATGAATACCCAATATCACGGGAACTTGCACGCCAGGAAGCTTCAGGAAATTTTTAGTGATGTGGACAGCAAGTTTGTCCAAAAAGCGGGGAGCGATGTAGTAACCCATGAGTTTATATGATGAAAAATTAACACTTCTAAGGTTAATGTTAAGTTTTTTTGGGGATAGCGATCGCTTTTCTTTTAGACAAGCTTGTATTTGTTCATTTGTCGGGTTGATTGTCTGTTGTCAAAGTTGAACACGCTCCCAAGCATGGACTCGTAAAAACTGCTGTTATTTGGTAGTGCCAAAGATTTGATTACAATATCAAATGACTTTGATAAGACATTAGAATAATTCCCAGATTACTGAGATTAGCCTATTTTTTAGAATATAGTGTGTTTGAAAACACGTCCTAATATTGCATATTGCTACAATTAATGGAAATTGTTTATATCTACTACGTCTAATTACCTGAAACTTCTTTAAAAGCAGACAACATATCTTCTGTTAATATATTTGGGTTGTTAGGATCGTTAGGCAATTTAATACCGCGATTTTCAAGAGCGACCATAATCTTAGTGCTTAATACTGAATCAGGAGGAGTTTCGCCACCACATACACTTTTTAATTCCTCATCATCTGTTACTTCCTCAATAAACATAACTGGAGCTTGATTTAAATCGACGTTATCTTTGATTTTGTTTGTAGTCATAAATCACATCCCAATTAACCCATTGTTAATTAATCACTGAATACATACTTAATGTATCACCTCGAAAAATGAGAAATCAAGGGTTTATACAAAATATCCTAGTTTGATGACTAATTTTGCTACTTTTTTGATTGATGCAATTAGGCAAGGGCTGAGGACGCGATCGCACTTGCTGGCAGTGTGCCAGTTGGAAAATGTTAAGCCCACCGTTGATGGTGGCTTTTCGCGTTACAGCAAAATTGATTGTAAAAAACCTTGAGAGTTTAGTCTCAAGGTTACAATTGGCCCAATACTTTATTTGCACTTGTTGTGGTTTAACATGACTTTTTATTTAATTTTACTTCTGTAATGCTGATGGATACTTATAATATGGGGATTAAAAATTTAACTATGGAAATACAACCGATACAAGTAATTGGAGGTGGACTAGCTGGGACAGAAGCAGCTTGGCAAATAGCGCAAGCTGGAGTGCCAGTAATTCTGCATGAAATGCGTCCAAAGCGATTTAGTCCTGCTCATCACACAGAACATTTAGCAGAATTAGTGTGTAGTAATTCCTTTGGAGCAATGGCAAGCGATCGCGCGGCGGGATTATTGCACGAAGAGTTACGCCAACTAGGTTCTATCGTCATCTCAAAAGCTGATGAACACGCCGTTCCGGCTGGTGGGGCATTAGCCGTAGACAGGGGAAAATTTGGCCAAGATTTAACCGAAACTTTAGCGAGTCATCCTTTAGTTGAATTCCGCCGGGGTGAAGTGTCTGCAATTCCCGAAGGGATTGTGGTTTTGGCAACCGGGCCTTTAACCAGTCCCGATTTGGCAGAAGATTTGCGCCGCTTTACAGGGATGGAATACCTCAGCTTTTTTGATGCAGCTAGTCCGATTATCGTGGGAGAATCGATTAATCGTGACATTGCTTTTATGGCATCACGTTATGACAAAGGTGAAGCCGCTTATCTCAACTGCCCAATGAATAAAGAGCAGTACTTGCACTTTCAAGAAGAACTCTGTAAAGCTGAACAAACAGAACTCAAGGGTTTTGAACGGGAAACGGCAAAGTTTTTTGAAGCTTGTTTACCCATAGAAGAACTAGCACAGCGCGGAGAAGATACCATGCGCTACGGCCCCCTGAAGCCAGTGGGATTGTCAGATACTCGCACAGGGGAACGCCCTTATGCTGTGGTGCAGTTACGACAAGAAGATAAAGCTGGTCAACTGTGGAATATGGTAGGATTTCAAACTAATCTGCGT harbors:
- a CDS encoding HNH endonuclease: MSKTPRIRIPPEVKKYVFQRDQYQCRSCGKTNVETNLSIDHIIPLARGGQNDISNLQTLCFTCNQQKTDNIDLRFRRYFQL
- a CDS encoding Gfo/Idh/MocA family protein, coding for MIGVAIAGTGFGQKVHIPGLQAHPRTEVVAVYHRDINKAKAIAESHNIRHASDSLTDIVALPEVQAVSISTPPFLHYEMAKTVLQAGKHLLLEKPTTLNVFEAKELYQLAKAKSVIATVDFEFRFVPAWQLFAELLSENYVGELRLIKIDWLGSSRADTSRPWNWYSDKEKGGGALGSLGSHAFDYIHWLFGPVRRLNAYLSTAIPTRVDPISGESKAVNTDDNCILTLELANGTPCQLSISAVVHAARTHWVEVYGDRGTLIVGSENQKDYIHGFRVWGSQPGKPLTEIEIPSRLIFPQNYADGRISAFIRVVDQWVQGIDRNQEITPSLREGIYSQLLMDLSHESHQKSSWVDVPSLEGFLNN
- a CDS encoding DUF4870 domain-containing protein, which translates into the protein MKEKPKQKMCIWVMLCHFSALVGWILLLFLVFLGIPLYLPLNILPPLIIWRFKKSQYPWINFQGKESLNFQMSLTFYTFIVITISLFIVLTSVSLAVTTNGSINEIRNTFNKLLSILMSLILFKLVLQSFVVTFAAIKAYNGEYYRYPCQIRVLR
- a CDS encoding ribulose bisphosphate carboxylase small subunit, which gives rise to MGYYIAPRFLDKLAVHITKNFLKLPGVQVPVILGIHGRKGEGKTFQCQLVFEKMGIEVTNISGGELESPDAGDPARLIRLRYRETAELIKVRGKMCVLMINDLDAGAGRFDEGTQYTVNTQLVNATLMNIADNPTDVQLPGSYDSTPLHRVPIIVTGNDFSTLYAPLIRDGRMEKFYWEPDRDDKVGIVKGIFEQDGLSQKEIEQLVDTFVNQSIDFFSALRSRIYDEQIRNYIHKVGFEQISLSVVNSAKGPPEFQKPDFRLSHLIESGNFLVGEQKRVQNSHLVDDYNRLNRGRNSQSAPPAPVKPISQPSSKGATQEAKTNGFQKQEASSPHLTLDTQAQIRELLSQGYKISIEHVDERRFRTGSWQTCVHSHIDAESDAISNLESTLTEYSGEYVRLVGIDPQAKRRVVETIIQRPNGNN
- the trmFO gene encoding FADH(2)-oxidizing methylenetetrahydrofolate--tRNA-(uracil(54)-C(5))-methyltransferase TrmFO, with the translated sequence MEIQPIQVIGGGLAGTEAAWQIAQAGVPVILHEMRPKRFSPAHHTEHLAELVCSNSFGAMASDRAAGLLHEELRQLGSIVISKADEHAVPAGGALAVDRGKFGQDLTETLASHPLVEFRRGEVSAIPEGIVVLATGPLTSPDLAEDLRRFTGMEYLSFFDAASPIIVGESINRDIAFMASRYDKGEAAYLNCPMNKEQYLHFQEELCKAEQTELKGFERETAKFFEACLPIEELAQRGEDTMRYGPLKPVGLSDTRTGERPYAVVQLRQEDKAGQLWNMVGFQTNLRWGEQKRIFQLIPSLEKAEFVRLGVMHRNTFINAPQLMHPTLQFKERPTLLAAGQLIGTEGYTAAAAGGCLAGINAARLALGKEALVLPPTTMIGALLEFISSASPKHFQPMPPNFGIFPDLGMKIKSKPERYGRYRDRSLADLASWKANHN